Below is a genomic region from Blochmannia endosymbiont of Camponotus modoc.
TGAGGTTCATCCCAATTAAGCGCTTTTCGAGTAGCAGCCACTTCTTCTGCTCCTAATGGAGCGCCATGAGCGCTATGTGTTCCGCTTTTATTTGGAGCTCCAAAAGCAATAATAGTATTACATATTAACAATGATGGTTTATTTAATGTGGATTTAGCTTGATCAATTGCAGCTTTAACAGAATTTCTATTATGTCCATTTATATTACGTATTACATTCCATCCATAAGATTCAAAACGCATGGCAGTATCATCTGTGAACCATTCTTTTACATTCCCGTCTATAGAAATACCGTTATTATCGTAAAATATAATCAATTTATTTAATTTCATAGTCCCAGCTAGCGCGCAAGCTTCATGAGAAATACCTTCCATCATGCATCCATCTCCTAAAAATACATAAGTATAATGATTGATGATATTAAACTGTGCGCGATTAAATTGAGCTGCTAGTGTCCGTTCAGCAATTGCAAACCCTACAGCGTTAGCAAGACCTTGTCCTAAAGGACCTGTTGTAACCTCAATTCCATCGGTAAGCCCATATTCTGGATGACCGGGTGTTGTTGAATTTAATTGTCTAAAATTTTTTAGATCTTCTATAGATATTTTGTATCCTGTTAAATGTAGTATGCTGTATAGCAGCATTGATCCATGTCCATTAGATAAAACAAATCGGTCTCTATTAATCCAATTAGGATTGTTTGGGTTGTGATTTAAGTAATCCCTCCATAATACTTCAGCAATATCCGCCATACCCATGGGACATCCGGGATGCCCAGAATTAGCTTGTTGTATAGCATCTATGCTCAATATACGTATGGCATTAGCTAATATTTTTTCTGATAACATAAAGTGTTTTCCTAATATTGAATGTTTTAATTAAACGATTATAAATTCTTCTCTCTTGTAGAGAATTATCGAATACGTTTAGTGAATTTTTTCATACTTATTTTATTATTTTTTAAAAGTTTAATTTATACACAGAAATAGGTTTATTAAATTTTTTATTTAAAAAAGAAAATACACAAAATTTGACAAGTTGTGTATGAAAAATTAATTGACCGTCTTGCTTGAGTAATTTCTTAGCACTTGTTAAGTAATCATATTCATTTGTAACTATTATTGGGTCATCTGTACATAAATTAGTATTTATAGAAATATTGTTTTCGTAATATTTATTATGGTCAAAATAATTTTTATTTATTTTTTGTATGATGTTAGGATAATTATAAATACTGCATAGTACATATTGACTATACCAGTTGCAAATAAGCTTTATAAATGGATAAATGAAATATAGATTTAATTTGATATATGTGCATTTTTGATATAAAGATAGTAAAAGTATTAAATTAATTTGGATATTGTTTTTTTTTAATTCTGTTATTTTTTTTATGTTTTTCCAATTGATAGTGATTTTTATAATAAAATAAACTGAATTTGTCTTTTGATTTTTATAGATTGCGATAAATTTGTAGTATTTTTTTATTCTACAATATTTATTAGAAGAAGATATTATATGCATTTTTATGCAGGAATGTCCTGGAATATTGTCTAAAATTTTAGTGTCGATATGATTGTTTAACTCATTTATTGTGTTAATTGTACTAATACGTGTAACATCATTTTTTTTTACAGTATAAATTATTGTATATCCAATTAATTTGCAATGAGAACTAAAAAATGGTTTCAGAGTAAGAAACGGATTAGTAATAGCATTGTTACGTGGATGGTAATACCGAATGGTGTCAATATTTTTGATATTCTCTACAATTACGGAAATTTTTATTAAACCATTTGATGGATTCATTACTGACTCCGTATTACCTATTATAATTGAGTAATGTTAACGATATTTATAATCATTTTACATTCATACAATAAATAATATTTATACTTATAAATATTATTTATTGTATGTTTTATTTCTATCAAAACATGTTTTATAATATATATATTATACAAGTTGTATCATATATCTCAATATGAGATGTGTGAACATTGTGTATCTATAAACACTTTATTAATTAATGTGCGTACATCTGTATGTCAGGTGATTGTATTAAAATAGTAAAAATTATTATTATCATCATAATTTCATGTTGATTGTAGTTTTATTATATAACTGTAAATATTATTATGATTGAAGTAATGTTTTAAACATTAAGTTCATGAGATTTTATTTTTTAGAGTGTAACAAAAGTACATTATACTATGTGATTAATATCACATTACATATAATACATCATAAGCAATGATTCTGAAGCGTGAATGTTATTATGTCATGTGTGATGGCATTTAAGATTATATAGGTGGTTTAATTTTTTATATTGTATGATCTTTCTATAATAAAATTATATGTTGTGTAGTACATAACTAATTGACAGTAAAAAATAATATTTGAATTTATTTAAAATAATTATTTTTATTTTTCTTTTGCAACGGGCTATTTTGTTTATATTACAATTATAGTACAGCACAAATTTTATTGTAGTATTAACCATAATAAGCATCGCTTAAATTGTATAAAATTAATCGAAAATCTTAATACATAAAGATAATCATCTGTTACATAAATGATTTATTACAACAGAATTATTTTTTAATTTTTAAATTTTAATTATTTATATGATTATATTGAGAATTATTTTAGGTTTTAAGTCGATTTAACGAAAATATCTATATTTATATGTAGAAATCATTTTTTAAATTATCTTTATATCTTTATATAAGATCTTTTTTATGCAGTTTAAAAATAAAGATAATATTACTATATTTTATTATAAATTATAATATTGAATATGGTAGTATTTTTACAGAGAGAAGTATAGAAAAAATTAATCAAATATATGATTGATTTAAATTTCATTCAATTAATAATTAGTTGCAAAAATTGTGTGCAAATACAAATTTGCGTGCAGTCTATGTCTTAATTACGCATGTATTATATAATGATATTCTATCAACTGAAAGAAAAATCTCTATTTTGAGTAGATATGTTTGTATTCGGATATATATGATTATTATGCATATTATTTTAAAAATAATTAAAGTGACAACATTATTATATTGTGTTTTTTGCGTTCCAATATATGGAACTATTTTATTAAATAGTTCTTATGATGTGTCTAGAGAATTATTTTTAAAGATTAATTCTGATTTTATCGAATATTGGAAGGATCTTCATCCTGAAGATAAGTTAATCATTCGTCAATCTCATGCAGGATCTACTAGACAAGCTATGGCTATATTACAGGGACTTCGAGCGGATGTGGTGACATATAATCAGGTGATAGATGTACAAATTTTGTGTGATCGCGGACACTTAATTCCTAAAAATTGGCAAGATCGATTTCCAAATCATAGTTCGCCATTTTTTTCAACTATGGCTTTCTTGGTGAGACGAGGTAATCCAAAAGGAATTTATAATTGGCATGATTTAACTAATAAAGGCTTGAAAATAATATTTCCTAACCCTAAAACTTCTGGGAATGGACGTTATACTTATTTAGCGGCTTGGAGTTTTTTTTTAAAAAATAGTGACGGAGATATAGAGCAAACTCGAATTTGGATGCAAAAATTTTTGAAAAATGTAGAAGTATTTGATACTGGAGGACGCGCTGCTACCTCTACTTTTGTTGATCGTAATCAAGGAGATGTGCTAATTAATTTTGAATCTGAAGCAAAATTAGTTCGAAGTCAATATGGATTCAATAATTATGAAATTGTTATACCCACTCCGAATGTTTTGGTAGAATTTCCAGTGACTTGGATAGATAAAAACGTCATTAGAAATGGAACCAAAGATGTAGCACGAGCTTATTTAGATTACCTATACATCCCTGCAGCACAAAAGATTATTACCAAGTTTGGGTACCGCGTCAACACAACTAACATTGCTCAAATATATCCGAATGGATCTTCTGGGAGTCAA
It encodes:
- a CDS encoding transaldolase family protein, which gives rise to MNPSNGLIKISVIVENIKNIDTIRYYHPRNNAITNPFLTLKPFFSSHCKLIGYTIIYTVKKNDVTRISTINTINELNNHIDTKILDNIPGHSCIKMHIISSSNKYCRIKKYYKFIAIYKNQKTNSVYFIIKITINWKNIKKITELKKNNIQINLILLLSLYQKCTYIKLNLYFIYPFIKLICNWYSQYVLCSIYNYPNIIQKINKNYFDHNKYYENNISINTNLCTDDPIIVTNEYDYLTSAKKLLKQDGQLIFHTQLVKFCVFSFLNKKFNKPISVYKLNF
- the cysP gene encoding thiosulfate ABC transporter substrate-binding protein CysP, translating into MIIMHIILKIIKVTTLLYCVFCVPIYGTILLNSSYDVSRELFLKINSDFIEYWKDLHPEDKLIIRQSHAGSTRQAMAILQGLRADVVTYNQVIDVQILCDRGHLIPKNWQDRFPNHSSPFFSTMAFLVRRGNPKGIYNWHDLTNKGLKIIFPNPKTSGNGRYTYLAAWSFFLKNSDGDIEQTRIWMQKFLKNVEVFDTGGRAATSTFVDRNQGDVLINFESEAKLVRSQYGFNNYEIVIPTPNVLVEFPVTWIDKNVIRNGTKDVARAYLDYLYIPAAQKIITKFGYRVNTTNIAQIYPNGSSGSQLFRIEDQFGNWNTIMNTHFKRGGELDQLLSIGHR